One part of the Marinobacterium rhizophilum genome encodes these proteins:
- a CDS encoding alpha/beta hydrolase fold domain-containing protein, with protein sequence MAPLETGTPKAMDIATFEQRFQAGLDAMAGMSLTAARRHYDDLCASFSPPLPAGMTLTDTGIEAVPVRLYRPARCQPGTLVYVHGGGYSLGSLDSHQGIAAGLAQLLEREVLSIDYPLMPGARYAQALADCRRVVAATAPVALVGDSAGARLILDAVIGAASVPLLGLIYPLVGVPTTANLGPDAALLSRADVLAAWALIQDDAPPGDGQPPPAKHIEVLAVERDPLTAPLEKAVKAWRAGGADVGYRQAANMLHGCLHARESLPGMADAWRQFCAALRQRLDSPADQARHQHSGTQETTSSPLPAHQNP encoded by the coding sequence ATGGCTCCGCTCGAAACCGGTACCCCTAAGGCGATGGATATCGCCACCTTCGAGCAGCGCTTTCAGGCAGGCCTGGACGCCATGGCCGGCATGTCGCTGACAGCGGCACGGCGCCACTACGACGATCTCTGCGCATCCTTTTCCCCACCGTTGCCCGCTGGCATGACGCTCACCGACACCGGCATCGAAGCCGTACCCGTGCGCCTCTACCGCCCCGCACGGTGTCAGCCGGGTACGCTTGTCTACGTCCACGGCGGTGGCTACAGCCTGGGGTCACTGGATAGCCACCAGGGCATCGCCGCGGGCCTGGCACAGCTGCTTGAACGTGAAGTTCTGAGCATCGACTACCCGCTGATGCCGGGCGCACGCTATGCCCAGGCGCTGGCCGACTGCCGCCGGGTTGTTGCCGCCACCGCGCCCGTCGCCCTGGTCGGTGACAGTGCCGGAGCCCGCCTGATACTGGACGCCGTGATCGGCGCCGCGTCAGTGCCGCTGCTGGGGCTGATCTATCCACTGGTGGGCGTGCCGACCACCGCGAACCTCGGGCCCGATGCTGCGCTGCTCAGCCGCGCGGATGTTCTGGCGGCCTGGGCGCTCATCCAGGATGACGCGCCTCCAGGCGACGGCCAGCCGCCGCCGGCCAAACACATTGAAGTGCTGGCGGTGGAGCGAGATCCGCTGACGGCGCCACTGGAAAAAGCCGTAAAGGCCTGGCGCGCAGGCGGTGCCGATGTTGGCTACCGGCAGGCGGCCAACATGCTGCACGGTTGCCTGCACGCGCGGGAATCGCTGCCCGGGATGGCAGACGCCTGGCGGCAGTTCTGCGCGGCACTCAGGCAACGGCTGGACAGCCCTGCTGATCAAGCCAGACACCAGCACTCGGGGACACAGGAGACGACCTCATCGCCTTTGCCTGCGCATCAAAACCCCTGA
- a CDS encoding GlxA family transcriptional regulator, whose product MFGDRPRQYPQHISILLVPGFSLFGLTAMLDPLRHANHSSNRELYRWQLVSERGGPVRSSDSLDIMSDRSIRDLAVCDTLIICAGYDPHARITPGLLGFIRQQASHGADIGCQDTAAYIAAAAGILDGYRATLHWENLQSTAQAFPRVDFVQELLVVDRGRFSCPGALSGLDMMLYLIGTQHGNGLATTVADELIYTHKRAHSDPQRTSLQKRLDSRNPRLVEAVQLMELNLEEPLRISEIAAQLKLSGRELERLFQHYLQQTPSRYYRNLRLDQARWMLQQTSQSVTDISVACGFVSLSHFTRSYQQRFDKNPSRER is encoded by the coding sequence CCCCCGCCAGTACCCCCAGCACATCAGTATTTTGCTGGTGCCGGGCTTTTCGCTGTTCGGTCTCACCGCCATGCTCGACCCCCTGCGCCACGCCAACCACAGCAGCAACCGCGAGCTCTACCGCTGGCAATTAGTCTCTGAACGGGGCGGGCCTGTGCGCAGCAGTGATTCCCTGGATATCATGAGCGACCGCAGCATTCGCGACCTTGCCGTCTGCGATACCCTGATCATCTGTGCCGGCTACGACCCCCATGCCCGCATTACACCGGGCCTGCTGGGATTTATCCGCCAGCAGGCCAGCCACGGTGCCGATATCGGTTGCCAGGACACCGCCGCCTATATCGCCGCCGCCGCCGGCATTCTGGACGGCTACCGCGCCACCCTGCACTGGGAAAACCTGCAGAGTACCGCCCAGGCCTTTCCCCGCGTCGACTTCGTGCAGGAACTGCTGGTGGTGGATCGCGGCCGCTTCTCCTGTCCCGGCGCCCTGTCCGGGCTCGACATGATGCTGTACCTGATCGGCACCCAGCACGGCAACGGCCTGGCCACGACCGTCGCCGACGAACTGATCTATACCCACAAGCGCGCCCACAGCGACCCCCAGCGCACCTCACTGCAAAAGCGCCTGGACAGCCGCAATCCGCGCCTGGTGGAGGCCGTGCAACTGATGGAGCTGAACCTGGAAGAGCCACTGCGCATCAGTGAAATCGCGGCCCAGCTGAAGCTGTCCGGGCGCGAGCTGGAACGCCTGTTTCAGCACTACCTGCAACAGACACCGAGCCGCTACTACCGCAACCTGCGCCTGGACCAGGCCCGCTGGATGCTGCAGCAAACCAGCCAGAGCGTGACCGATATCTCGGTCGCCTGCGGCTTTGTCTCCCTGTCCCATTTCACCCGCAGCTACCAGCAGCGCTTTGACAAGAACCCCAGTCGGGAACGTTAA